A section of the Humulus lupulus chromosome 2, drHumLupu1.1, whole genome shotgun sequence genome encodes:
- the LOC133815644 gene encoding uncharacterized protein LOC133815644 yields the protein MDDLRVTATAYHEFLRHETKLAIKAFAEEMETKEFRDKIKFDDFSKYMSTIGFPHFGSQKFFDQLRREDRDHLVYADIVTLLYIIQSGRPFCQGKDCANNKLIITGVYFTCVKCFLQHCDYHFNVCPNCFYNERYEHPHKEFLDPMVMLRLKAKQDQSNGVNNNNTTYCSDKNMNKASGSTSSAASSSNAIVPNKPQPKTKNNTDRALQLMQMAVGLGNLVAATTTLCTIL from the exons ATGGATGACTTGCGTGTCACGGCAACTGCATACCACGAGTTTCTCCGCCATGAGACCAAGCTCGCAATCAAAGCTTTCGCAGAAGAAATGGAAACCAAAGAATTTCGTGACAAGATTAAGTTCGATGATTTCTCAAAGTACATGAGCACCATCGGTTTCCCGCACTTTGGCTCACAAAAGTTTTTTGATCAGCTGAGGAGGGAAGACAGAGATCACTTGGTTTATGCCGATATCGTAACTCTTTTGTACATAATACAGAGCGGTAGGCCGTTCTGCCAGGGCAAAGATTGCGCAAATAATAAGCTCATTATCACCGGAGTGTATTTTACTTGTGTCAAATGCTTCCTCCAACACTGCGATTACCACTTCAATGTTTGCCCTAATTGCTTTTACAACGAACGCTATGAGCATCCCCACAAGGAGTTTTTGGATCCAATGGTGATGCTTAGGCTTAAGGCTAAGCAAGACCAATCAAACGGggtcaataataataatactacttATTGCTCTGACAAGAACATGAACAAG GCAAGTGGCAGCACATCCTCGGCGGCGAGCAGTTCAAATGCAATTGTACCGAATAAACCACAGCCCAAAACT AAAAATAATACAGACCGGGCTTTACAGCTAATGCAGATGGCAGTCGGTTTGGGAAATCTTGTGGCCGCCACAACAACATTGTGTACCATTTTGTGA